One bacterium genomic window carries:
- a CDS encoding DUF2461 domain-containing protein: MPSSEFTGFPPAAPRFFRALAKNNDKTWFAAHRDEYETAVLAPARAFVLALGARLAEDVPGLVADPRTDRSIFRLHRDTRFSPDKSPFKTHLGLLWWEGMGDKLASSAFYFQLDARDVYLGLGFYQFTPAALAAYRERVLDAKAGPALVRALGAVEQRGYTVGGERTQRVPRGFDPAHPRAELLKVKGLYAGISLGQPAALGSPELLPLVHGHFKALLPLHRWLRVL, encoded by the coding sequence ATGCCCAGCAGCGAGTTCACCGGTTTTCCCCCCGCCGCGCCGCGCTTCTTCCGCGCGCTGGCGAAGAACAACGACAAGACCTGGTTCGCCGCCCACCGAGACGAGTACGAGACGGCCGTGCTCGCGCCGGCGCGGGCCTTCGTGCTCGCCCTCGGCGCGCGGCTCGCGGAGGACGTGCCCGGCCTCGTCGCCGATCCGCGCACGGACCGCAGCATCTTCCGCCTGCACCGCGACACGCGCTTCAGCCCCGACAAGTCGCCCTTCAAGACCCACCTGGGCCTGCTCTGGTGGGAGGGCATGGGCGACAAGCTCGCGAGCTCGGCCTTCTACTTCCAGCTCGACGCCAGGGACGTCTACCTCGGCCTCGGCTTCTACCAGTTCACGCCCGCGGCCTTGGCCGCCTACCGCGAGCGCGTGCTGGACGCCAAGGCCGGTCCCGCGCTGGTCCGGGCGCTGGGCGCGGTCGAGCAGCGCGGCTACACGGTGGGCGGCGAGCGCACGCAGCGCGTGCCGCGCGGATTCGACCCGGCGCATCCGCGCGCCGAACTGCTGAAGGTCAAGGGGCTCTATGCGGGGATCAGCCTCGGCCAGCCGGCGGCGCTCGGCAGCCCCGAGCTGCTGCCCCTCGTGCACGGGCACTTCAAGGCGCTGCTGCCCCTACACCGTTGGCTGCGCGTGCTTTAG
- a CDS encoding proline--tRNA ligase, with product MAQGIATQAEDYSRWYTDVVQKAELADYAPVKGCMVIRPYGYGLWENMRAGLDARFKATGHVNAYFPLLIPESFLQREAEHVEGFSPELAVVTHAGGKKLEEPLVIRPTSETIIWSMYRKWIQSHRDLPILINQWANVVRWELRTRLFLRTAEFLWQEGHTAHATAAEAEEETLRMLDVYADFAETEMALPVIKGLKTEQEKFAGALRTYCIEGLMGDGKALQAGTSHNLGQNFARAFDVTFQNEQGDRELVWATSWGVSTRLVGALVMAHGDDDGLILPPRLAPVQVVIVPIYKTDAERSATVTEAQRVGDILRAAGLRVQVDDRDNFKPGWKYAEWELKGVPLRLEVGPKDIEKRSVFSARRDTREKQALPVDAIATLASEKLVAIQKDIFAKALAFRRQMTTRVDSWEEFKAELETKGGFLVAHWDGTAETEAAIKEETKATIRCLPLTPDPADLEPGDCVYSGRASARRVLFAKSY from the coding sequence ATGGCGCAGGGCATTGCCACCCAAGCCGAGGACTACTCGCGCTGGTACACGGACGTGGTCCAGAAGGCCGAGCTGGCCGACTACGCGCCCGTCAAGGGCTGCATGGTGATCCGCCCCTACGGCTACGGCCTCTGGGAGAACATGCGCGCCGGCCTGGACGCCCGCTTCAAGGCGACCGGCCACGTCAACGCCTACTTCCCGCTGCTCATCCCGGAGAGCTTCCTGCAGCGAGAGGCCGAGCACGTCGAGGGCTTCAGCCCCGAGCTGGCCGTGGTCACGCACGCCGGCGGCAAGAAGCTCGAGGAGCCGCTGGTCATCCGCCCCACCAGCGAAACGATCATCTGGTCCATGTACAGAAAGTGGATCCAGAGCCACCGCGACCTGCCGATCCTGATCAACCAGTGGGCGAACGTCGTGCGCTGGGAGCTGCGCACGCGGCTCTTCCTGCGCACGGCCGAGTTCCTCTGGCAGGAGGGCCACACCGCGCACGCCACGGCGGCCGAGGCCGAGGAGGAGACCCTGCGCATGCTCGACGTCTACGCGGACTTCGCGGAGACGGAGATGGCCCTGCCCGTGATCAAGGGCCTCAAGACCGAGCAGGAGAAGTTCGCGGGCGCGCTGCGCACCTACTGCATCGAGGGCCTGATGGGCGACGGCAAGGCCCTGCAGGCCGGCACCAGCCACAACCTCGGCCAGAACTTCGCGCGCGCCTTCGACGTCACCTTCCAGAACGAGCAGGGCGATCGCGAGCTGGTCTGGGCAACGAGCTGGGGCGTCTCGACGCGCCTGGTCGGCGCCCTCGTCATGGCGCACGGCGACGACGACGGCCTCATCCTGCCGCCCCGCCTCGCGCCCGTGCAGGTGGTGATCGTGCCCATCTACAAGACGGACGCGGAGCGCAGCGCCACGGTGACGGAGGCCCAGCGCGTGGGCGACATCCTGCGCGCGGCCGGCCTGCGCGTGCAGGTGGACGACCGCGACAACTTCAAGCCCGGCTGGAAGTACGCCGAGTGGGAGCTGAAGGGCGTTCCGCTGCGACTGGAGGTCGGGCCCAAGGACATCGAGAAGCGCTCGGTGTTCAGCGCGCGCCGCGACACGCGCGAGAAGCAGGCCCTGCCCGTCGACGCGATCGCCACGCTCGCAAGCGAGAAGCTGGTGGCGATCCAGAAGGACATCTTCGCCAAGGCGCTCGCCTTCCGCAGGCAGATGACGACGCGCGTCGATTCCTGGGAGGAGTTCAAGGCCGAGCTGGAGACGAAGGGCGGCTTCCTCGTCGCGCACTGGGACGGCACGGCGGAAACCGAGGCTGCCATCAAGGAAGAAACCAAGGCGACGATTCGCTGCCTGCCCTTGACACCGGATCCGGCCGACCTCGAACCCGGCGATTGCGTCTACTCGGGGCGGGCCAGCGCGCGGCGCGTGCTCTTCGCGAAGTCGTACTGA
- a CDS encoding phosphate ABC transporter substrate-binding protein, which produces MRTWLVPLCLLAALVGCGRGDSGSRTLIQNKGSDTIVNVAQAWAEAYKAVSPNVAVAISGGGTGTGISALINGTVDIANASRRMTESEIAEARAKGHEPVEFIVGYDALAVYLHHDNPLGQLTLAQLAEIYADGGAIENWAQLGVSVPGAKDDHIVRVSRQNNSGTYAYFKEAVLGKQREYKLGSLDMHGSKDVVDLVARTPGAIGYSGLAYATPEVKPVPIARSEGETPVAPTVESARNGSYPIARPLIMYTAGQPTGAVKAYLDWILSDAGQRILRDKGYAPIRPLD; this is translated from the coding sequence ATGCGGACCTGGCTCGTCCCGCTCTGTCTGCTCGCGGCACTCGTCGGCTGCGGGCGCGGCGATTCCGGCTCCCGCACGCTGATCCAGAACAAGGGCTCGGACACCATCGTCAACGTGGCCCAGGCCTGGGCCGAGGCTTACAAGGCCGTGAGTCCGAACGTGGCCGTCGCGATCTCGGGTGGCGGCACGGGGACAGGGATCTCTGCACTGATCAACGGCACCGTGGACATCGCCAACGCCAGCCGCCGGATGACGGAGAGCGAGATCGCCGAGGCGCGCGCAAAGGGCCACGAGCCGGTGGAGTTCATCGTCGGCTACGACGCGCTGGCGGTCTACCTGCACCACGACAACCCGCTCGGACAACTCACGCTGGCCCAGCTCGCCGAGATCTACGCCGACGGCGGCGCGATCGAGAACTGGGCGCAGCTCGGCGTCAGCGTGCCGGGCGCCAAGGACGACCACATCGTCCGCGTCAGCCGGCAGAACAACAGCGGCACCTACGCCTACTTCAAGGAGGCCGTGCTCGGCAAGCAGCGCGAGTACAAGCTCGGCTCCTTGGACATGCACGGCTCCAAGGACGTCGTCGACCTCGTCGCCCGCACGCCCGGCGCCATCGGCTACAGCGGCCTCGCCTACGCGACGCCCGAGGTGAAGCCGGTGCCCATCGCCCGCAGCGAAGGCGAGACGCCGGTCGCCCCCACCGTCGAGTCCGCCCGCAACGGCAGCTACCCGATCGCGCGGCCGCTCATCATGTACACGGCCGGCCAGCCGACGGGCGCCGTCAAGGCCTACCTCGACTGGATCCTCAGCGACGCCGGCCAGCGCATCCTGCGCGACAAGGGCTACGCGCCCATCCGGCCGCTGGACTAG
- the pstA gene encoding phosphate ABC transporter permease PstA — translation MFRATPLNARNRRRQELVRLLFGLMTGLLILPVLVIMAVLIVKGAPAITPTFLFSEPTQGMTAGGILPALVGTIWLVVVALIASVPIGVAAAIYLSEYAPDNWLTRVINLAIINLAGVPSIVHALFGVGAFVLFFRFGTSILAASLTLAVMSLPVVIVATRESLQAVPQAFREACWNMGATRWQTIRTVVLPNSGSGILTGIILEVSRAAGETAPIMFTGAALFLPFLPHSVFDQTMALSLHLFVISTQVPDVPEAMPYGTALVLITLVLAMNALSIGFRMWLRGRKKW, via the coding sequence ATGTTCCGCGCCACCCCGCTCAACGCCCGCAACCGCCGTCGCCAGGAGCTGGTCCGCCTGCTCTTCGGCCTGATGACGGGTCTGCTCATCCTGCCCGTGCTCGTCATCATGGCCGTGCTCATCGTCAAGGGCGCGCCGGCGATCACACCCACCTTCCTCTTCAGCGAACCGACGCAGGGCATGACGGCCGGCGGCATCCTGCCTGCGCTCGTGGGCACGATCTGGCTGGTGGTGGTGGCGCTGATCGCCTCGGTGCCGATCGGCGTCGCGGCGGCGATCTACCTCTCGGAGTACGCGCCCGACAACTGGCTGACGCGCGTGATCAACCTGGCGATCATCAACCTAGCCGGCGTGCCGTCCATCGTGCACGCGCTCTTCGGCGTCGGCGCCTTCGTGCTCTTCTTCCGCTTCGGCACGAGCATCCTCGCCGCCAGCCTCACGCTCGCCGTGATGAGCCTGCCCGTGGTCATCGTCGCCACGCGCGAGTCGCTGCAGGCCGTGCCGCAGGCCTTCCGCGAGGCCTGCTGGAACATGGGCGCCACGCGCTGGCAGACGATCCGCACGGTCGTGCTGCCGAACTCGGGAAGCGGCATCCTCACCGGCATCATCCTCGAGGTCTCGCGCGCGGCCGGCGAGACGGCGCCGATCATGTTCACGGGCGCCGCGCTCTTCCTGCCCTTCCTGCCGCACAGCGTCTTCGACCAGACGATGGCGCTCAGCCTGCATCTCTTCGTGATCTCCACCCAGGTGCCCGACGTGCCCGAGGCGATGCCCTACGGCACGGCGCTCGTGCTGATCACACTCGTGCTCGCGATGAACGCGCT
- the pstC gene encoding phosphate ABC transporter permease subunit PstC, giving the protein MAAPSSGRRLPPALDRRNGAWWLDRAVQVAVFAAGISAIVFILGIFVFISAEGVGFLTSRFDAGEFFGSINWRPTSDTRPTYGILALIAGTASVTGLAMLLAVPFSLGAAIYIAEYATGRTREILKVLVELLAAIPSVVWGFIGLSIMNPLIIRVFDVPVGLTVLNAGVILGLMAAPIMTTIAEDALKAVPDRYREAAEAMGATRWQVIRRVVLPAGKNGLVAAVLLGVGRGFGETMAVLMASGHSINLPTSPFDSVRALTATIAAELGETAVGSEHYRALFTLGILLFLVTFIINLTADLIVRGPRRR; this is encoded by the coding sequence ATGGCGGCGCCGAGCAGCGGACGCCGGCTACCGCCGGCCCTGGACCGCCGCAACGGCGCCTGGTGGCTCGATCGCGCGGTGCAGGTCGCGGTCTTCGCGGCGGGCATCTCGGCGATCGTCTTCATCCTCGGCATCTTCGTCTTCATCAGCGCCGAGGGCGTCGGCTTCTTGACCTCGCGCTTCGATGCCGGCGAGTTCTTCGGCTCGATCAACTGGCGGCCGACCTCGGACACGCGGCCGACCTACGGCATCCTCGCCCTCATCGCCGGCACCGCCAGCGTGACCGGCCTCGCGATGCTCCTCGCCGTGCCCTTCTCGCTGGGCGCGGCCATCTACATCGCCGAGTACGCGACGGGCCGCACGCGCGAGATCCTCAAGGTCCTCGTCGAATTGCTCGCGGCGATCCCCTCGGTGGTTTGGGGCTTCATCGGCCTGAGCATCATGAACCCGCTGATCATCCGCGTCTTCGATGTCCCGGTCGGCCTGACGGTGCTCAACGCCGGCGTCATCCTCGGCCTGATGGCGGCGCCGATCATGACGACCATCGCCGAGGACGCGCTCAAGGCCGTGCCCGACCGCTACCGCGAGGCCGCCGAGGCAATGGGCGCCACGCGCTGGCAGGTGATCCGCCGCGTCGTACTGCCCGCAGGCAAGAACGGCCTCGTCGCCGCGGTGCTGCTCGGCGTCGGCCGCGGCTTCGGCGAGACGATGGCCGTGCTGATGGCCAGCGGCCACTCGATCAATCTGCCCACAAGCCCCTTCGACTCGGTGCGCGCCCTGACGGCCACCATCGCCGCCGAGCTGGGCGAGACCGCCGTCGGCTCGGAGCACTACCGGGCGCTCTTCACGCTGGGCATCCTGCTTTTCCTCGTCACTTTCATCATCAACCTGACCGCGGATCTGATCGTCCGCGGCCCGCGGCGGCGCTAG